A stretch of DNA from Candidatus Pantoea bituminis:
GAACTCGCCCTGTTTCTTTCGCTCGCTATCGGCACATGGATTGGTAAGTTCAAACTGGGCGCTTTTCAGCTGGGCGGCGTGGCCGGTGCGCTGCTGGTTGCCGTGTTGATTAGCCAGGTTGGAGTCACCATCGACAGTGGCATTAAAAATGTCCTGTTTGCCGTTTTTATCTATGCGGTAGGTTTTGAAAGCGGTCCTAAATTCTTCTCCTCATTAGGGCGACGGACGATTCGGGAAATTGCTCTGGCGCTGATTCTGGTTATCTCGTCATTGGTTACCATAGTGGCGATGGCCAAAGTGTTTGCGTTGGATAAAGGCATCGCGGCAGGTATTGCTGCGGGTGCACTTACCCAATCGGCCATCATCGGCACGGCCAGTGCGGCGATAGCCAAACTGGGTCTTGATCCAACACAGCTGCAACAAATGCAGGGTAATGTCGCTGTTGGCTATGCGGTGACATACATATTTGGATCGTTGGGCGCCATCATCATCTGCGTGAACATCCTGCCAAGGATCATGGGTCGTTCCATACGTGAAGATGCCCTCAAGGCAGAACTTGAACTGATGCAGGGAACCACGGTGCTTGCACCCGGTCAGGAGCCAGCGCTGCCCGAATTAGTCGGACGGGTATTTCTCGCTGGGCCGGCTGGAGGCAAGACCATTGCAGAAATTGAGGCCAGCGCAGATCCCCTTTTTCCCGTCACGTTAGAGCGTTTAAAACGCAACGATAAGGTGATTGCTGTCACACCTGAAATGCGGTTGAACGAGACCGATGTGTTGCTGTTAGTGGGTCGCCGTAAAGGCATTATTTCTCTCGCCCCTTCCTTCGGAAAAGAACTGGCTGCG
This window harbors:
- the aspT gene encoding aspartate-alanine antiporter; this translates as MNLLHEVFRLSPELALFLSLAIGTWIGKFKLGAFQLGGVAGALLVAVLISQVGVTIDSGIKNVLFAVFIYAVGFESGPKFFSSLGRRTIREIALALILVISSLVTIVAMAKVFALDKGIAAGIAAGALTQSAIIGTASAAIAKLGLDPTQLQQMQGNVAVGYAVTYIFGSLGAIIICVNILPRIMGRSIREDALKAELELMQGTTVLAPGQEPALPELVGRVFLAGPAGGKTIAEIEASADPLFPVTLERLKRNDKVIAVTPEMRLNETDVLLLVGRRKGIISLAPSFGKELAADEGPEMTMQTTDTLLTNPSLVGKRIGELRHQISGEVRHGIYVAALKRGETLVPVKEDTVIQHNDVVTLYGSEQDIQRAATLAGPVLIKSPKTDLMFHGLGLSFGLILGLLVLRIGAVPLTLGSGGGALLSGLLFGWYQARKPLIGNMPLPASGLLRDLGLAGFVAVVGLQSGLQAVQTVMTNGISIFLIGIVVTVVPLMITLLIGRYLLHYDNTAVFAGALSGTRSANPAFGEILDKAGNSIPTAPFAVTYGLANVFLTLLGPLIVALV